A portion of the Cryptomeria japonica chromosome 5, Sugi_1.0, whole genome shotgun sequence genome contains these proteins:
- the LOC131075466 gene encoding L-type lectin-domain containing receptor kinase IX.1-like yields the protein MNTRVTWVRAYNEPIPMWDSSSQALANFTSHFQFRIQRHSSGGDGITFFIAPFDAEPPVNSSGKWLGLFNRIIDGNSSNQIVAVEFDTYKNNFDPDDNHVGIDVNSADSNETVSLNQTTGNWLASETLSNENKWDAWVDYDGGAKQIQVFLLYNPSGNTSNISKPGTPILSYKIDLSKFVPENVKVGLSASTGSASETHTIYSWNFSSKYSWEISTGNEGSVRVVLISVFASLFVLCCFIFVGVSWYRRKRMSGDAGREESDVELDEWFAQGPRKFSYAELSAATRNFSDDEKLGEGGFGDVYKGILPSTNESVAVKRISEGSKQGRKEYITEVTIISKLRHRNLVQLLGWCHQKGEFLLVYEFLPNGSLDNYLFEEQKVVMDWDRRYSIACDIASALVYLHEDWEQRVVHRDVKASNVLLDSDFNAKLGDFGLARLVGRDHAASHTTVVAGTYGYLAPECVYTGKASTESDVFSFGAVTLEIACGRRPVDRSLDKRLVEWVWNLYSQGRLLDSADKKLEGNFKGKEMERLLLLGLLCSHPDPKARPKMKEVVKILKFEAQLPNIPLNLPVAVYDSAILHSSSMPTGYGTSMTSTSSGITGTSVSSVSVSSPSTGSRTEVMSMPLLYHSEHHPSIGNGPRAEFMSM from the coding sequence ATGAATACAAGAGTAACCTGGGTTCGAGCTTACAATGAGCCGATTCCTATGTGGGATAGCTCTTCTCAGGCGCTGGCAAATTTCACTTCACATTTTCAGTTCCGCATTCAGCGACACAGTTCTGGCGGGGATGGAATCACTTTTTTCATAGCCCCCTTCGACGCTGAACCGCCTGTCAACTCGTCTGGGAAGTGGCTAGGCCTGTTTAACCGGATAATCGACGGAAATTCATCTAATCAGATAGTTGCTGTTGAGTTCGACACATACAAGAACAATTTCGACCCGGATGACAACCATGTGGGAATCGACGTCAATTCAGCAGATTCTAATGAGACCGTTTCACTAAACCAAACTACAGGCAATTGGCTTGCCAGCGAGACTCTCTCGAACGAGAACAAATGGGACGCATGGGTGGATTACGATGGCGGAGCAAAGCAGATCCAGGTATTTCTTTTATATAACCCCTCTGGTAATACCAGTAACATCTCTAAACCAGGAACCCCAATCTTGTCGTATAAAATAGATCTCAGCAAGTTTGTACCGGAGAACGTCAAAGTTGGGCTTTCAGCTTCCACTGGATCGGCAAGCGAAACCCACACAATTTACTCTTGGAATTTCTCGTCTAAATACTCTTGGGAAATCTCCACTGGAAATGAAGGTTCCGTAAGAGTTGTTTTGATTTCAGTCTTTGCCAGCTTGTTTGTCCTTTGCTGTTTCATATTCGTTGGCGTAAGCTGGTATCGCAGAAAAAGAATGTCCGGTGACGCGGGTAGAGAAGAAAGCGACGTGGAGCTGGACGAATGGTTTGCTCAAGGCCCCCGCAAGTTTTCATATGCTGAGCTCAGTGCTGCCACCAGAAACTTCAGCGACGACGAGAAGCTTGGTGAAGGAGGGTTTGGAGACGTGTATAAAGGCATTTTGCCTTCCACAAATGAGTCCGTGGCTGTAAAGAGAATATCCGAGGGTTCGAAACAAGGAAGGAAAGAATATATTACAGAGGTGACCATAATTAGCAAGCTGAGACATCGTAACCTTGTACAGCTCTTGGGGTGGTGCCACCAAAAGGGCGAATTTCTTTTGGTGTACGAATTCCTGCCGAATGGAAGTCTGGATAACTATTTATTCGAAGAGCAAAAGGTTGTCATGGATTGGGATCGAAGGTACAGCATTGCATGTGATATAGCGTCTGCTCTTGTTTACCTTCACGAGGATTGGGAACAGCGTGTTGTGCACAGAGACGTGAAGGCAAGTAATGTGTTGTTGGATTCTGATTTCAACGCAAAGCTGGGAGATTTTGGCCTGGCTAGACTGGTGGGACGCGATCATGCAGCCTCTCATACGACCGTGGTGGCGGGGACATATGGGTACCTGGCACCCGAATGTGTATATACGGGAAAGGCCAGTACAGAATCTGATGTGTTCAGCTTTGGAGCCGTCACTTTAGAAATCGCCTGTGGGAGGCGACCGGTGGATCGGAGCTTGGATAAAAGACTGGTCGAATGGGTTTGGAATTTGTATAGCCAGGGGAGGCTCTTGGATTCAGCAGATAAAAAATTGGAAGGGAATTTCAAAGGCAAGGAAATGGAGCGGCTGCTGTTGCTGGGATTGTTGTGTTCTCATCCTGATCCAAAAGCGAGGCCTAAAATGAAAGAGGTGGTAAAGATTTTGAAATTTGAAGCCCAGTTGCCAAATATTCCTCTGAATTTGCCTGTAGCTGTATATGACAGTGCCATCCTTCACTCGTCGTCGATGCCGACCGGGTATGGAACTTCTATGACGTCGACCTCATCCGGCATTACAGGTACATCTGTATCATCTGTATCAGTTTCTTCTCCTTCTACTGGTTCGCGCACCGAAGTCATGTCCATGCCTCTTTTATACCATTCAGAACATCACCCCTCGATTGGAAATGGTCCGCGCGCTGAATTCATGTCCATGTAA